Proteins found in one Paenibacillus sp. FSL R10-2782 genomic segment:
- a CDS encoding ATP-binding protein gives MKLKKSAEDQMIFLYRYVSLSLTSLVFLFESSRLIAWQKLLLIVFLFLSVTLFTWIYRKYRLHDMVLKCCIALETAGIILLLLPTGGMDSPFKWYVITPMLVACAHLSMRYSWTLLLSYIGLVLTFCYIFFTPGQYFLWDTVLQNANLFLVLIVTTMAMQVIGVMKNELKMAKEQANETMEHIKSIYHIMETTSHNEALNLGQVISDYTVKLTKQSRAFFWLDSQEEDAPESSQTGWTVEEEEQLFEELGNYREEFREEREPFFRHLPEWGDFLMITVPMTTRFVATIGLKLGPDQSLTGRRWLVQQLIFLAELSAVFLERYELERIENQLIVTNEQNRIANEMHDNVSQSLFGIVYATHSLRQTWHDQSKEQVEEQIELIQQSANQAVRELKGAIHSLSSKKSGGPTWLGTVKSHLHTLSKLNHVQIDFDIHGDHFSLPYLYQKALFRIISEAAGNAIRHGLAKRIDVKLKLTPQVIRLSIHDDGVGFETARMVAGGEAVSAGSGLGMMNMEYLAHSMGGEFDISSRIGEGTQIRLSIPVNAYE, from the coding sequence ATGAAGTTGAAGAAGTCAGCAGAAGACCAAATGATTTTTTTGTACCGGTATGTATCACTATCTTTAACATCGCTTGTTTTTCTGTTCGAATCATCCAGATTAATCGCGTGGCAGAAGTTATTACTTATTGTGTTTCTTTTTTTATCTGTTACATTATTTACGTGGATTTACCGCAAGTACAGACTTCATGATATGGTACTGAAATGTTGCATTGCTCTGGAAACCGCAGGGATCATTTTGTTGCTGCTCCCGACGGGAGGGATGGATAGTCCGTTCAAATGGTATGTGATTACCCCTATGTTGGTGGCTTGTGCTCACCTTTCTATGAGGTACAGTTGGACGCTCCTTCTTTCCTATATCGGCTTGGTACTCACATTTTGTTATATCTTTTTTACACCAGGTCAATATTTTTTGTGGGATACGGTGTTACAAAATGCGAATTTATTTCTGGTGCTGATTGTGACCACGATGGCCATGCAGGTGATCGGTGTTATGAAGAATGAGTTGAAGATGGCGAAGGAGCAAGCTAATGAGACGATGGAACATATTAAGTCGATTTACCACATCATGGAGACGACTAGCCACAACGAGGCATTAAATCTGGGACAGGTCATCTCGGACTACACGGTTAAGCTGACGAAGCAGAGCCGCGCATTTTTCTGGCTGGACAGTCAGGAGGAGGATGCGCCGGAGAGTAGTCAGACAGGTTGGACGGTGGAGGAAGAGGAGCAGCTATTCGAGGAGCTGGGGAATTATCGTGAGGAATTCAGGGAAGAGCGTGAGCCGTTTTTCAGGCATCTGCCGGAATGGGGCGATTTTCTCATGATCACGGTACCGATGACGACTCGTTTTGTAGCGACCATCGGACTCAAGCTGGGCCCGGATCAAAGTCTGACGGGAAGACGCTGGCTCGTGCAGCAACTGATATTCCTGGCTGAGCTGAGCGCCGTGTTTTTAGAGCGCTACGAGCTGGAGCGTATCGAAAATCAGTTGATTGTGACGAATGAGCAGAACCGGATCGCGAATGAAATGCATGATAATGTATCACAAAGTCTTTTTGGCATTGTGTACGCGACGCATTCACTTCGGCAGACATGGCATGATCAGTCCAAGGAGCAGGTGGAGGAACAAATTGAGCTGATTCAGCAATCCGCCAATCAGGCAGTGAGAGAGCTAAAAGGAGCCATTCATAGCCTAAGCTCGAAAAAGAGCGGCGGCCCGACTTGGTTAGGAACAGTGAAAAGCCATCTGCATACGCTGTCCAAGCTGAACCATGTACAGATTGACTTTGATATTCATGGGGATCATTTTTCACTGCCGTACTTGTATCAAAAGGCTTTGTTTCGTATCATATCCGAAGCCGCAGGTAACGCAATCCGGCATGGGCTGGCGAAGCGGATTGATGTGAAGTTAAAATTGACGCCCCAAGTGATTAGACTGTCTATTCATGATGACGGAGTAGGGTTCGAGACGGCGAGAATGGTTGCAGGAGGTGAGGCAGTCAGTGCAGGCAGCGGCCTGGGCATGATGAATATGGAATATTTAGCTCATTCGATGGGAGGTGAATTTGATATTTCAAGTCGAATCGGAGAGGGGACACAGATCCGATTGTCCATTCCAGTAAATGCTTATGAATAA
- a CDS encoding response regulator transcription factor: MKIVIVDDHPLVRKGLAAVISMQPNVQFAGEAQNQQEALVVIEETDPDLVLLDLKLADESGLDIIKIARGRGFRSKFILLTSSSTREDFLKAEEASVDGYVLKEALPEELIYAIHLVNKGRKYYDPAILENKLREDAGNLTDDLTPKEKEVLVELGQGACNREIASRLFISEFTVKKHVSQILAKLRLADRTQAALYANAIGLAKYEPTNI; encoded by the coding sequence ATGAAAATTGTCATTGTCGATGATCATCCTTTAGTACGGAAAGGACTCGCTGCCGTTATATCCATGCAGCCCAATGTTCAGTTTGCGGGAGAGGCCCAGAATCAACAGGAAGCACTTGTGGTTATCGAGGAAACTGACCCGGATCTGGTGCTGCTGGACTTGAAGCTTGCCGATGAATCAGGTCTGGATATTATCAAAATAGCACGCGGACGCGGGTTCAGAAGCAAATTTATTTTGCTGACATCCTCGTCCACACGAGAAGACTTCCTGAAAGCGGAGGAAGCTTCTGTGGACGGTTACGTACTCAAGGAGGCTTTGCCTGAGGAACTAATTTACGCGATTCATCTTGTCAACAAAGGACGCAAATATTATGATCCTGCTATTCTGGAGAACAAGCTGCGGGAGGATGCGGGCAATCTGACAGACGACCTGACACCGAAGGAAAAGGAAGTATTGGTCGAGCTGGGCCAGGGAGCCTGCAACCGCGAAATTGCATCCCGATTATTCATCAGCGAATTTACCGTCAAAAAGCATGTCAGTCAGATTTTGGCCAAGCTGCGGCTGGCGGATCGGACTCAGGCAGCGTTGTATGCCAATGCGATTGGTCTGGCGAAGTACGAGCCAACGAACATCTAG
- a CDS encoding Wzz/FepE/Etk N-terminal domain-containing protein, with protein sequence MEKTILDYLVLIKKRLWLISIFVILSCVTTYFVSDKVVKPVYSASSQLLVNHISGKQGSNNLNDVNTSLNLVESYKQILTSPKIMEAVVTIHPEFGLTQQKLAEKLQVKTSDKSQVIGLTFEAGSYPQAAAVVNAVTQKFVQTVPGLMELNNVKILNEADPRANPDPTNGNPLMNIAISFLVSLMIALGTIVFLESINGTLRTEKEADADIGIPVIASIPVIRKKDIDGAAGNSKERVGERKYAAIE encoded by the coding sequence GTGGAGAAAACCATTTTGGATTATCTGGTCCTAATCAAAAAAAGATTGTGGCTGATTTCGATTTTTGTCATTCTCTCATGCGTGACGACTTACTTTGTGAGCGACAAGGTCGTGAAGCCGGTCTATTCCGCCTCAAGTCAGCTACTGGTTAACCATATTTCCGGTAAGCAGGGAAGCAACAATCTGAACGATGTCAACACAAGTCTTAATTTGGTGGAAAGCTACAAGCAAATTCTCACTTCACCTAAAATTATGGAGGCTGTCGTAACGATTCATCCCGAATTCGGCTTGACGCAGCAAAAGCTGGCAGAAAAGCTGCAGGTCAAAACCTCGGATAAAAGTCAGGTCATCGGCTTGACGTTTGAGGCAGGGAGTTATCCACAGGCTGCCGCTGTTGTGAACGCGGTAACCCAGAAATTCGTGCAGACGGTTCCGGGGCTGATGGAATTGAATAATGTGAAAATCTTGAATGAGGCGGACCCGCGGGCCAATCCTGACCCGACCAATGGCAATCCGCTCATGAATATTGCGATTAGCTTTCTCGTATCGCTGATGATTGCACTGGGCACGATTGTGTTTCTGGAAAGCATCAACGGTACGCTGCGCACGGAAAAAGAGGCAGATGCGGACATCGGTATTCCAGTGATTGCATCCATCCCGGTCATTCGCAAGAAGGACATCGACGGCGCAGCCGGAAATTCCAAAGAACGGGTAGGGGAGCGTAAATATGCTGCGATTGAATGA